The region GGCTAGGCATCCAAAGCGCTTTATCTGATTTAAATCAACTTTAATGTTtggattaaatttttctaatggaGAAATCATATCGTTCGATACATGTGGTGTCcgattatatgcatatactgCTGCGCTCAATGCTAAATCCCACATGTTTTCAGGTAGTTTCGCATCGTACATTAGCGTTCGAATCTTTCGTTGTATAGTTTGATTAAATCTTTCGGACGTACCATTATGCTGAGGGGTATCTGGACAGGCCAACTGATGTTCGGCTCCAAGTTTTGTTAACACTTCAACAGTGTACCCACCGGTATATTCTGTGCCTTGATCCGTTCGTAAATAACAAACCTTTGCGTCCCTTCTCAAAAAGTTTCGAGCACTCTTCACAAATGATTCGAAACAGTGACCTGTCTCGTCTTTCGTTTTCATGGCATATGCCATACCAAGTCTCGAATAGTCATCAATAAAAAcagatatgtatttatatcctTTGGGATGAGACAAAGGACTTATCTTTCCCATAACATCCGAATGAATCATTTGTAAAGGTTCTTGCGCTCTAGCACGTGTCGTTCGAAAAGGcagtttgttaatttttgatattagaCAGacttcacaatttttaatactctCGTCGAATTTACATTCTTTCAAACCTTTAATCTCGGGATGTTTAGTctgtaatttctttaaatactcAAGAGACGCATGACCCATTCGTGCATGCCACAGCATGGCTTGGTcgttaatttgtttattatcaCTTTCGAATTCTAAGTTACAATTTGGATTTTCCTCCAATGTATTTTGATCAATTTGTACTATATTTCTATCTCTTACCGTGACATCAAAGTCCGAACAGTTTCTTAAGTTTGAATTTACGATCACGTTTACAGGTTCTTCCCTTTCGTCACTTTCTATCGTTTCATTATTCTTACTTTCGTTTTCTAGATAATTTCCCTTTTCTTTCGCCATGCTTCGCGTTATCACGTATGCTTTTACTCTATTaggtttaatttttgtatgttCTGAATTATTAACTTCGACTTCTATGATCCAGAATGGTCTTTCGTATATACCAGTCAGCAATGATTCGTTCGATTTGGGATCATATATATCTATGCGTTGATTATCTAGATAAATGCTTAAACCCTGATCAACAAATTTTCGCAAGGAAATCAGATTCTCGGATAAATTTTCGGCCCATATAACTGTCTAAGTTTAATAGTTTgttttctttcgttttacACACAATATCACCGACTCCCTCCGTTTTTAATATTCCTTCTTTCGAGTTATTTGCGCATTTAATCTTATCAGTTCTTTCGTCAAaggttttaaatataatacggGAATTTGTAAGATGCTCGGTTGCACCGGAGTCAGCTAAAAACCTGGCCAATAATTTTCCCTTTTCGCATACAACGTTCGTTCTTTCGATAACATCCGTATCTAGGTCAGAGTACTCACCATTAACGTTTAAGGCAATTTTATCTTGCTGATCATTACTGTTCGGTTGTTTTCCTCCACGATTGTTTCGATTCTGATTTCCTCTTCcccttttattgttaaatcgACCTCTTTTCGCGTTCGAATTGTTTTGATTTTCGTTCGAGCGTTTAATACCTCCGCGATAATTATTACCGCCTCTACCCCTTCGATTACCACGATTTcctcgattattattattataatttttattttcgtaccttttttctttcgagTTTGCCAACCTCTTTGGACATTGAGCAGCTCTATGTGTCACGAACTGTCTGCATTCATAGCACATTTTGATGTTCGTCCCTTGTCTTGGACAGTCACGTCCCAAATGTCCAAACTCGTCGCAATTAAAACACTTGGTCGTGGTCACCATGGCACTTCCGGACGCTTGCGTTCTTCCAGACTCACTCTCTTcctgtattataaaatttttaagactttCATAAGACAGCGGTTTGTTCTGCTGATGCATGTTTAGgaaattcagatttttaacATCCGGTAAAGCTTTCGATATTGCATTGTAGAACGAATCTCTTACTTCATCATCGGTCAAAGGTTTTACTTCCGGCAAGCTATTATACATTCTAACTATATCTTCAAATCGATTCCAGAAAGCTGAAGCCTTTTCCTTTCCCGGATTGTAtttaatactatataatttttcccgCAGGTTCATAGTAGTTAAATTTGCTTCACTTAATTTCAGTGTTTTAAGTTTTTCCAATATTTCTTTCGGTTCCTGAATTTCGCAAACTTTCGAGTAATAATTCATTTCTAAACGTCCGATTAATCCTTCGCGAACATcatatttttgttgttttagAACACTTTCGCTAACATTCGATCTCGTATTTTCGTTTTCATTGCTTTCATCAATAATGTGTAATAGATTGAGAGAGCgtaattcagatttaaagaaatctaagaaatattcaaatcgtgtatgtgtatttaatttgtaatctcTATGCAATTTGGTATTTCTAGATTCTAAGAAGTCTTTCGCAATACTTTCGCGTTCTTTAAATCGTTTATCAATTTcattcaaaattaaagaatttacatGGTTAATTTCTGAATTACTATCTAAGCTTTGTACTTTCGAATTTGAATCACTTACGGTTGTAGATCTTCCGGGCATGTTTGGAAGAGAACTCGTTCGAGTGTCTTTCATTTTTACCTCATCCAATTTTTCTCTCATGAAGTTTTTGGTTTGATTACCATATTCTACTAAACCATCATACTCTGCTCGAGTGGATTTTATCAGATCATTCATTTCCTTTAgtttttcttccatttcttcTTTCGATTTCCTTTCGGcctctttcaatttttcctcgTAACTTTCGGTCATTACTTTCAGTTTATCCTCGAATTCTgtggaatttaaaaaatcattattctgattttgtatatcaaatatatcatttttctgAGTGTTATTCAGAAAGtctctattaaataaaattttatgaggTTTTATTTTCTCGATACTGGTAATTTTTGGGGTACCtttcattacatttttcatttctttcgaCTCCATCACGTATTTAGATAACGCGATTTCATTTGAACTTTCGATTCCTGCAAATTCTTGATCTTTCAAAAACACATCTTTCAATCTTTCGGTCTTTTCTTCCTCCTGATTTTCTTTCGATATGCAGTAGGGAAGATACAATTCTTCTCCTGCTGCATTTAGTTTGGTCAGCTCTTCTTCCAACAGTTTTAGCTCCATTTCTGAGGCCTCGGATTTTTCTGCaatttattgtacaattttataagcttatttttgtaaaattagaCACACCAGAAGATACATATTTAGTATCATTGGgtcaaaatattgtttttatgaCAGCTGTTATTTCTATTCTCTTGACCGAACACAAGTcaattgaacaaaaaaaaacgagtcAGTACTATGGCATCCGAACACAAGATAACCACAATACTTTCTCAGACTCATATAACTAATTACCCTCTTAACCGAACACAAGTTAAATAAGTATTAGCGAGTACatgctttaaattatttaaaaatataaaaacaataatagtaccgatatcttttttaaaaccaCTCTCAGTGCTAAAGCAAATCTTGGTGTTGTCCAGGTGCACCGTCACCTTCTCATTTGCAAAATACTCTCTGAATCCCAGAATCTCTTCCTGAGTTTTCATGAAGAGGATCAGGGTTGATCGATCTAAAATGAGCAAGGTGTATATTAGTTtggttaaatttatttcaatttgctttttatttaattcgtcTTTCAATTTGCACTTTCCGTTCGAATATtaatctttcaattttaactttcCGTTCAAACTAAtctttcaaattttcgtttaattacaaactttcaattttctttccgTTCAAATATAACTTTCCAATTTAGCTTTCCGTtcaaaattaaactttcaatttttcgttatttatttgaattcaaatttattaaataagtatgtatacatgtacgtacatacgcgcgcgcgcatacgtACGCTCTTTCTCatccatatatatacacatgtacatatacatatacatgtgcacACGCATATGCGTCCATATACGTGTGTAGCATTATTGCCATACGGCCGCGTCCACTACCAaccgcacacatacacacacacgcgttCACGAGTTCCCCTTCCTTCGCACACTTGCGGCGCTCGGCTCCTCGCATCGACCTGATCGATGTTtcgcgtacatatatatatacacatatacatgtatgcgGCTGCAGGCTACGGCTCTGCCTCGTGCGTTTGTTTTcgttctgtctctctctttctctctctctctctctctctctctctctctctctctctctctctctcgcgcgcggccTAGTACCTCGAGCGCGCGCCCGCTCAAGCCTGTCCCGGCCAGCGTTTGTTTTCCCGAGAAGAGACCATTGTTCTTTtgactttctttctttccaaCGCGTGATTTTATTCTTCCGACGCCATTTTCAATCTCTATGCTTTCGatatttcgttttcttttaccgtgattttatatttcgtgCAATCACTTTTAACGCTTCTTTCGTTCACTGTTGCAACAATTTAACCGCGTTTCACTTCCGATTTCAATCTTTCGATTACCGCTGATTTTACACTTTCGAAAAACTATCGGTGTTGTTTTTAGGGAAAACTGTCGCGTGCAAACTAGAAGCTTTCGCGTGAGATATTTTACGTTCGCTCTTCTTTCTAAATTTGTTAAACACGCACTCCCGAATTAACGCACTTCTTTCGACCGTTCACTCGCGTATAACACTTTCAAGACAGTTTTCCACTTACCCGCCTTTTTATCGGCTTTCGATATTTCCATGGCCTCAACTCCTGCAGCCACGTCCTGCACCGTGGAAGCTTGCTGGGTCTCCATAACCTTTTGAGGATTGTATTTAAAAGGAAGCAACAACACCTTCTTAAAAtactttcgtaatttattttatatcacaatcAAACAAACTAGAAGCTTTCGGCAGCAATGTATGTTCTGTCGCGCGATCCGTGTACTCAGATGTCTcctgaaggaaaaaaaaagaatgtcgCGCACGTTCACGCACGAAGCTGGCGCAGCAGTCGTTGTAGGGAGCGATCCAACCGCTCTCTATAGTGTTCATATCTGAGCGCCATATTTAACATGTTGATTTCTTAAAGAATTtagagtttattattatttttttataatcgcgGATATAGGTTTTGAGTTTCATTGTGGATaactgttttttcttttatttcaatctcAGGAGCAgagcaaataatattacttgtaTGTTGTTGTGAATGTAATGTATTTGTTTCTGAGTTTTCATTTTCTGTTATTACTTGTGTTAATGTTGCTTgtgttttaattgtttctgATGACTCTTGTTCTGAGAATGTCTGATCTTTTCCTTTCCGTGTTGTTCCTCTTGCTAAATGTAACAGCAAATTCGTCACTGAGTCCCATAGCGctccaattaaatatattgaccATCCATAAATAGTATGAAGTGCATAGCCATGTATGATGGTATCCACTATTAATTTAGTTGTTCTTATGCAGAAGTATAATCCAATTACTCTTGCACTTGCATTGTCGATGGATAGAAACGTTCCCCAAATTTTCTTCCAGGTGTTTTCCGTTATTTTTTCCAATGAATTTTCATCCAGAAGGTGAGAGAGTGATATTCCTTGTGTTAATACTGGTTCTCCTTTTACACCGCGCGCCATTGTGTTTAAGATTCCATTCCTTTCCGCTGGGAACATTATTTGATCCCTTAAATTTTCAAGTTCGCTATTAGTATAAATACCGCTTGCTGCCAATGGTCCAGGATCATTATATTGCCACGTAGGTTTACTGTTCGGTTTTATTATTGCTGGTGATTTGCTGTATTCCAAAATTGGTGTTATTCGATACCATCCGTCATTTAAAAGATACATTGTTGGAATTATTCGGCTGCATGTATTCTGTGTTCCTGTTTTAAACAAGATGTGAGTCCTTGGCGCTAAGAAATATGTTTCATTTCCTTTAAATACCGGTAATTGTTGATAACATTCCTGCGTTTGTCGATACTTAACGTCCACCGGAgtgcatttaattatatgtacaacTTCTCCTGAGATCACTGCCATATATCCGGGTCCTTTCATAATTTGATACGCAAAATCATCTGGAGCATGGATCGCTAAGCTCAGTGCATTCTTCATTACTTGTCGTTCCAAGTTGCAGCGTTGTGTTAATACATCTGTGCATAAACGGTTCATTTGTGTGCGTATGTGTCTttctacataaataaatttcgagtttacataagcaaaaatatctaaattttctaCTGATATATGGCGCTTATGCGCAAAAGATtctccttttttaatttctaaaattacaaGTTTTGGATGTTCTGttttaattaacgtatatCCACAAAGAAGCTCTTCCCCCATTTGTGTTAACGCAAAAGTTACGTCTTTAGTTGACaaggaataaattatttgcaaatttttatctacattaCTAACCATCTTATTTGCTTTTCCTTCATATAATACATCATAATGGTTGAATTTACAGTAATCATTGGGTATTGTTTCCCAGAAAGTATACTTTCCTTCAATATCTAAACAATTTCCATCTGAATATTGACAGGTTGTTCCTGTTTTTAAATGTATCTGATTTGTTTCTATATTAGTTACTGCTTGATGAGAATTTAGACTAATGGTTATTATTCCTTGCACAACTACATTTTGCCATGTTCCATAAGGATCTGAATATTGCGTTCCAAAACATTGTCCGTCTGTTGTTACTGATCCTGCAAAAGTGATTGGTCGCGACGTTGTGTGATTTACTTTTAACCCATTGATTACATTGTTAACGTTTATAATAAGTGTTCCggttttatgcatatttttacattgatCTACCGTCGTATCGATAATATATTCCGCTTGTGCATTAGTTACTGTCGCAATATGTGAGTGCATTCCGCAGTAATAAATTGTTCTCGAAAtcgaaattttacattgaattaCATGGATTGTGTCAAATTTCGCAAGTTGTAATAGTTGAATATTAGTTTCTTCTACATGTGGTTCCATTAACGGGATGTTACATTCTTCTATTTCCAATAACGAGATAGTCGTCACATTGAAGTTCGATGTTCCGCAATCGTACCCGATGATTCCATATATTTGTTGAATGTTGAGAAGCAGGGTGATTATTGGGATTATCATTATCATCTTCATCAGGATCATCTTCAtctgtattaattacaatttaagagaaagaaatttattagtatattatcctataagattaaaaatgttgcGCGGTACACCTTTAatcttatttacattttcatttttctgattttatttgaatgaACAATTTTTGACTTTCCTTTAAAAAGGAgtttaatatttccattagGTAAAATATCCGTTATTATATGTGGACCGGAATATTGGTCTCCTAATTTACCTTTCTTTGGttcatttaaaagaaaaacttgatcatttatttgaaaggttTGTGgattaatctttttatcataataaattttgattttaattttgatgcaATTAAGCATTCTCGAGCCAATTCTTGTAGATCGTGaatatttgtcattaattgatataaataatcgtcatatgtcttttcttttccaatGTCATTAACAATTTCACTGGATGGTTGTCTGGCTGTTTTTCCAAATACCAACTCATATGGAGTATATCCAGTAGATTCATGAGTGCTTGTATTATATGAAAAGGTAGCATATTCTAGTAAATCATCCCATTCTGTAAATTTATTcacatattgttttaaatattcaactaatattaaatgtgaCCTTTCCAAAGCTCCATTTGCTTGTGGATAAAAGGCAGTTGTtctatattgtttaattttgaattgtttagtaaatcttttcattaaattactCATAAAATTTGTGCCTTGATcagtcaaaattattttaggtGCTCcgaaaatgcaaataaaatatttcaataacgcATCAGCTACTTGAACGGCAGTTATTGATTTTAGAGAGATAGCTAGAGAAAATTTTGTGAGATGATCTTGGATTGTTAGGATATAAGAATTTCTCTTTGTGGTTTCAGGTAATGGTCCGACTATATCcattgatattttttcgaaTGACGAAAATGGTGTGTCAGTGATTAACATGGGTTGTTTAGTTTTaactctaattttttaatttgacattgCAAACATtgactaatataattttgaatgtcAGCTTTAATGTTTCcccaataaaaattttgcctGATTCGATTATAAGTTTTGGTTATTCCTTTATGTCCCCCGATTTTTGATGAATGAGCTTCTtcaataatatcttttcttttttgaatttCCGGTATTATTACTAACCCAtggcatattattaatttgattgaaattccAAGCAATGTTTTtcgaatttgatttaaaatttcttcccattgaatattatctatttcttttgtttttgcaacatttattattttaattgagtttTCTTTTACTACTTCtcgtaatttaaatgtaagttCAATTAATGTTTCTCTTCTCATCTTTTCTTTAACATCTTCTTTACAAaccaaaattaaatgaattttatttccccTTCTAATGATTTCAATGTTTCCTGATTTACTATGTTTAATCTttggtattaaattttgattttgaagtTGTTTCGATCCTTCGTCACAAGGTTTACCATTTGCAGTtaggaaatataaataattttctcttctcataaatatttgatcACGACTATTTATTATACTGTGTTTCTGTCCTCgcgttattatttgtttttcggTTCTGTCTAATGTCTCGTCTGTATTCGTAAGTTCGTTGAATGTTGTGTCTATATCTTCCTCACTGTCGCTGTCTCGCTCTTCTTCACTTCGTTCtacctcttcttcttcctcggaGTCGTCATCGTCAGTAACTTGATCTTCCTGGTCGTCTTTCGAGTTGTCGTCGTTGGTTCTTTCCTCTGCAATTTTCGTGTGGTCCTCGCAATGATTTACATGCGTAGgcttattttgataattctcataattttcatattcccctgttaaattatttagtatttcTAAAAGATTAGATGGTATAGCTATTTGtgaatttaaagtatttatattttcattattgctAATTAAAGAATTCATGTCATCATTGTTAATGTTTTCCAAGGATGTTTCTATCTCAAATGTTTCGTTCTGagtgttatttataatgtttgatGATTCTAAAGGTGTagattcattaatatttatctgatctattaaattattgtatgtttctaaagattcattattatttatttgatttattggattgttttgaatttctaatgattcgttaatatttatctgatctattgaattattatgtatttctaaagattcattattattgattt is a window of Temnothorax longispinosus isolate EJ_2023e chromosome 1, Tlon_JGU_v1, whole genome shotgun sequence DNA encoding:
- the LOC139809887 gene encoding uncharacterized protein isoform X1 translates to MEISKADKKAEKSEASEMELKLLEEELTKLNAAGEELYLPYCISKENQEEEKTERLKDVFLKDQEFAGIESSNEIALSKYVMESKEMKNVMKEFEDKLKVMTESYEEKLKEAERKSKEEMEEKLKEMNDLIKSTRAEYDGLVEYGNQTKNFMREKLDEVKMKDTRTSSLPNMPGRSTTEESESGRTQASGSAMVTTTKCFNCDEFGHLGRDCPRQGTNIKMCYECRQFVTHRAAQCPKRLANSKEKRNY
- the LOC139809887 gene encoding uncharacterized protein isoform X2, with translation MELKLLEEELTKLNAAGEELYLPYCISKENQEEEKTERLKDVFLKDQEFAGIESSNEIALSKYVMESKEMKNVMKEFEDKLKVMTESYEEKLKEAERKSKEEMEEKLKEMNDLIKSTRAEYDGLVEYGNQTKNFMREKLDEVKMKDTRTSSLPNMPGRSTTEESESGRTQASGSAMVTTTKCFNCDEFGHLGRDCPRQGTNIKMCYECRQFVTHRAAQCPKRLANSKEKRNY
- the LOC139809887 gene encoding uncharacterized protein isoform X3; the encoded protein is MEISKADKKAEKSEASEMELKLLEEELTKLNAAGEELYLPYCISKENQEEEKTERLKDVFLKDQEFAGIESSNEIALSKYVMESKEMKNVMKEFEDKLKVMTESYEEKLKEAERKSKEEMEEKLKEMNDLIKSTRAEYDGLVEYGNQTKNFMREKLDEVKMKDTRTSSLPNMPGRSTTELLSSQVGKVRKMYIYEREGVLNMALRYEHYRERLDRSLQRLLRQLRA